From one Myxococcota bacterium genomic stretch:
- a CDS encoding sugar ABC transporter permease encodes MTAATPATSPAPWRDRRFAMLASLVALWWGFDWASDGIFLSPRNLVNLAVQTSAVGVMAMGMVFVIASRHIDLSVGSIVGFVGMTIGALQLGSWGGDPLPWPLALLLGIGLAGAIGAWHGWWVAHLGLPAFVVTLAGLLVFRGAAWLVSDGQTLAPLPEPYTRIGGGLHGVLPLGVSFFVAAVAGAVWVAVRSTRRRRTLALGEAALPLAWEVGIAIAGCGALLGFVALAGAVPVRGDAVAGVPYPVLLLGAVGVALHVLAVHTRFGRHLFAMGGQPRAAELAGIDVRGVTLRAFILMGVLAGLAAVLTTARLGAATNSMGTLSELAVIAAAVLGGTSLAGGTGSVAGAVLGALWMQSLDNGLLLLDVTSALRQVVIGLTLLLAVALDVRWRGTA; translated from the coding sequence ATGACCGCGGCGACCCCGGCAACGTCGCCCGCGCCGTGGCGGGATCGACGCTTCGCCATGCTCGCGAGCCTGGTCGCGCTGTGGTGGGGCTTCGATTGGGCCAGCGACGGGATCTTCCTCTCGCCGCGCAACCTCGTGAATCTCGCGGTGCAGACGAGCGCGGTCGGCGTAATGGCGATGGGCATGGTCTTCGTGATCGCGAGCCGCCACATCGATCTCTCCGTCGGGTCGATCGTCGGCTTCGTGGGGATGACGATCGGTGCGCTGCAGCTCGGCAGCTGGGGCGGCGATCCCCTTCCCTGGCCCCTCGCGCTGCTCCTCGGGATCGGCCTCGCCGGCGCGATCGGGGCATGGCACGGCTGGTGGGTCGCCCACCTCGGGCTCCCGGCGTTCGTGGTCACGCTGGCCGGGCTGCTCGTCTTCCGGGGCGCCGCCTGGCTCGTGAGCGACGGCCAGACCCTGGCCCCGCTGCCCGAGCCCTACACCCGCATCGGGGGAGGCCTGCACGGCGTCCTGCCGCTCGGCGTCAGCTTCTTCGTGGCCGCCGTCGCAGGTGCGGTCTGGGTCGCCGTGCGGTCGACGCGGCGCCGGCGCACCCTGGCGCTCGGCGAGGCCGCGCTTCCCCTGGCCTGGGAAGTCGGCATCGCGATCGCGGGATGCGGTGCCCTGCTCGGCTTCGTCGCCCTCGCGGGCGCCGTGCCCGTGCGCGGCGACGCAGTGGCGGGAGTGCCCTACCCGGTGCTCCTCCTCGGCGCCGTCGGCGTGGCGCTTCACGTCCTGGCGGTGCACACCCGGTTCGGACGCCATCTCTTCGCGATGGGCGGGCAGCCGCGCGCCGCGGAGCTCGCGGGCATCGATGTCCGCGGCGTCACGCTGCGAGCCTTCATCTTGATGGGCGTCCTCGCCGGCCTCGCCGCCGTGCTCACCACCGCGCGCCTCGGCGCCGCCACGAACTCGATGGGCACCCTCAGCGAACTCGCCGTGATCGCCGCAGCCGTGCTCGGGGGCACCTCACTCGCCGGTGGGACGGGCAGCGTGGCGGGCGCGGTGCTCGGCGCGCTGTGGATGCAGAGCCTGGACAACGGGTTGCTGCTCCTCGACGTCACCAGCGCTCTACGGCAGGTGGTGATCGGCTTGACGCTGCTCCTGGCGGTCGCCCTCGACGTGCGCTGGCGGGGAACCGCATGA
- a CDS encoding substrate-binding domain-containing protein — protein sequence MRNARRAAALSVLALLLSGAPAWCETEPLRVGVSWSNFQEERWKIDEAALEAGLEAHGAEILSTDAQSSTEKQLSDLENLLARGVDVLVVVAHDAAAIGPGLAAARAAGVPVLAYDRLIDAPDVFYLSFDNRRVGRLQAEQILAVQPRGRFVYIKGSPQDPNTEFVHAGQRDALAEAIAAGRVEIVGDQYVEGWLPEVAQRVMEQLLVRNRGEVDAVVCSNDAMAGGVSAALAAQGLPGIPVSGQDGDRAALNRIAKGLQTVSVWKDSRELGRRAAEVSRALARGVSPDRIEGAAAYTTPSGRQVSALLLEPLPITRDNLDRVIEAGWVTRAEVCRGVSEAGEGPPACVR from the coding sequence TTGCGGAACGCGCGCCGCGCGGCAGCGCTCTCGGTTCTGGCGCTGCTCCTGTCCGGGGCCCCCGCGTGGTGCGAGACCGAGCCACTGCGGGTCGGGGTCTCGTGGTCGAACTTCCAGGAAGAGCGCTGGAAGATCGACGAAGCCGCGCTCGAAGCCGGCCTCGAGGCGCACGGAGCCGAGATCCTCTCGACGGACGCCCAGAGTTCGACGGAGAAGCAGCTCAGCGACCTCGAGAACCTGCTCGCGCGCGGCGTCGACGTGCTGGTGGTGGTGGCTCACGACGCGGCCGCCATCGGTCCGGGTCTCGCGGCCGCGCGCGCGGCCGGGGTTCCGGTCCTGGCCTACGACCGCTTGATCGACGCGCCGGACGTCTTCTACCTCTCCTTCGACAACCGTCGGGTGGGGCGACTCCAGGCGGAACAGATCCTGGCCGTCCAGCCGCGCGGGCGCTTCGTCTACATCAAGGGTTCTCCCCAGGACCCGAACACCGAGTTCGTCCATGCCGGGCAGCGCGACGCCCTCGCGGAGGCGATCGCGGCCGGCCGGGTCGAGATCGTCGGGGATCAGTACGTCGAGGGTTGGCTGCCCGAGGTGGCCCAGCGCGTGATGGAACAGCTCCTGGTCCGCAACCGCGGCGAGGTAGACGCTGTCGTGTGTAGCAACGATGCGATGGCCGGCGGCGTCTCCGCCGCGCTCGCGGCGCAGGGCCTCCCCGGCATCCCCGTCTCCGGACAGGATGGCGACCGCGCCGCGCTCAACCGCATCGCGAAGGGGCTGCAGACCGTGAGCGTCTGGAAGGACTCGCGCGAACTGGGCCGCAGAGCCGCCGAGGTCAGCCGCGCCCTCGCGCGAGGCGTCTCTCCCGATCGCATCGAGGGCGCCGCCGCCTACACCACGCCCTCCGGGCGCCAGGTCTCTGCGCTGTTGCTCGAGCCCCTGCCGATCACGCGCGACAACCTCGACCGGGTGATCGAAGCCGGCTGGGTCACCCGGGCCGAAGTGTGCCGCGGCGTCTCGGAGGCGGGCGAGGGTCCGCCGGCCTGCGTGCGTTGA
- a CDS encoding enoyl-CoA hydratase: MSYVRIEKPRPHTSVIVLDRPERMNSMSFEQMTPLHEAFEEVGADNDCWCVVLTGTGRGFCSGADTQHSEPPPNIAGLTLTRIATRAMSILADLVPAMRRMPQPVIAAINGAAIGGGMCLSLGADIRIAGESAYFRAAGINNGLTATELGLSFLLPRAIGSSRAFEIMLSGRDVSAQEAAEIGLVSKTVPDDRLVDAALDLADQINGWSTQGVQLTKRMIWSGLETGSLSAAVELESHTQLFVRMTTQNFEEATRARKEGRPPRFED; encoded by the coding sequence ATGTCCTACGTGCGAATCGAGAAGCCGCGACCCCACACCAGCGTGATCGTGCTCGACCGGCCCGAGCGGATGAACTCGATGTCCTTCGAGCAGATGACGCCACTCCACGAGGCCTTCGAGGAGGTCGGCGCCGACAACGACTGCTGGTGCGTCGTGCTCACCGGCACCGGTCGCGGCTTCTGTTCGGGCGCCGACACCCAACACTCGGAGCCGCCGCCGAACATCGCCGGACTCACCCTCACCCGGATCGCGACGCGCGCGATGTCGATCCTGGCCGACCTGGTGCCGGCGATGCGCCGCATGCCCCAGCCCGTGATCGCCGCGATCAACGGCGCCGCCATCGGCGGAGGCATGTGTCTGTCCCTCGGCGCCGACATCCGCATCGCGGGTGAATCCGCCTACTTCCGGGCCGCCGGCATCAACAACGGACTGACCGCGACCGAGCTGGGCCTCTCGTTCCTACTGCCGCGGGCGATCGGCTCCTCGCGCGCCTTCGAGATCATGCTCTCCGGCCGCGACGTCTCGGCGCAGGAGGCGGCCGAGATCGGCCTGGTGTCGAAGACGGTGCCCGACGATCGACTCGTCGACGCAGCCCTCGATCTCGCCGATCAGATCAACGGCTGGAGCACCCAGGGCGTCCAGCTGACGAAGCGCATGATCTGGTCGGGGCTCGAGACGGGCAGCCTGTCGGCGGCCGTGGAGCTCGAGAGCCACACCCAGCTCTTCGTGCGCATGACGACGCAGAACTTCGAAGAGGCCACTCGCGCCCGCAAGGAAGGGCGGCCGCCCCGCTTCGAGGACTGA
- a CDS encoding 3'-5' exonuclease, producing MSDRIVDEEVELYERVRKHLSQRTEPSRDDERALERDLESLREQLVSGRERKDEFALTEQWNRQTALLSQLRRSRSGPEVDPLSPYFAHLRLRENGKERDLCLGRATCVEKGVRIVDWRHAPVSRVFYRYQQGEEYEEEFGGQTRAGEVVARRTVRIRDGALDRIEAPEGVYLADADGWREAPRERPRLAGGARSALRAYDEDDATLRRLGTDLDGSRRRADKRLPEITGLIDPTQFSLITRAGGYLAIRGNAGSGKTTVALHRIAYLAYDDPRIDSDRTLFVVFSPALRDYVATVLPSLGVGNVRIVTYKDWAKEQRRRHFPELPNETRADAPAFVQRLKLDPALLDALERHVAEHPGPRNARQALDDWASVLTRPALLRECAERRAPGAVRASVFDQFADHCRRRNEELFAFLEGDGDVDAALEPEDDALLLRAFQLRVGPLRAKKQAPLRYRHVAIDEVQDFSAIEVQVLLGCLDEKRSLTLAGDTQQHVLSHTGFTSWSAFLAELGVEGAALETLRISYRSSQEIATFAHGVLGPIREEDEPPEATRSGPPVELFRFTDRGACVAFLADALRELVRTEPLASVAVLTPSAETSAAYFDGLEKSDLPSLRRVERQDFSFAPGVEITEVEQAKGLEFDYVVLADASADHYADTPEARRRLHVGATRAVHQLWITSVGTPSPLLGDLEE from the coding sequence TTGTCGGACCGGATCGTCGACGAAGAGGTCGAGCTCTACGAGCGGGTGCGCAAGCACCTGTCGCAGCGTACCGAGCCGAGCCGCGACGACGAACGCGCCCTCGAGCGAGATCTCGAGAGCCTGCGCGAGCAACTCGTCTCCGGGCGCGAGCGGAAGGACGAGTTCGCGCTCACCGAGCAGTGGAACCGCCAGACCGCCCTGCTCTCCCAGCTACGCCGCTCACGCTCCGGCCCAGAAGTCGATCCGCTCTCGCCGTACTTCGCACACCTGCGCCTGCGCGAGAACGGCAAGGAACGCGATCTCTGCCTGGGTCGCGCCACCTGCGTCGAGAAGGGGGTCCGCATCGTCGATTGGCGACACGCGCCCGTGTCGCGGGTGTTCTACCGCTACCAGCAGGGCGAGGAGTACGAAGAGGAGTTCGGCGGGCAGACCCGCGCCGGCGAGGTCGTCGCGCGCCGCACGGTCCGGATCCGCGACGGCGCGCTCGACCGCATCGAGGCACCGGAGGGGGTCTACCTGGCCGACGCCGACGGGTGGCGCGAGGCGCCGCGCGAGCGGCCGCGGCTCGCGGGCGGTGCGCGTTCGGCGCTGCGCGCCTACGACGAGGACGACGCGACCCTGCGCCGGCTGGGCACCGACCTCGACGGAAGCCGGCGTCGCGCCGACAAGCGGCTCCCCGAGATCACCGGGCTGATCGACCCCACCCAGTTCTCCCTGATCACGCGCGCCGGTGGCTACCTCGCGATCCGCGGCAACGCGGGCTCCGGAAAGACGACCGTGGCCCTGCACCGGATCGCCTACCTCGCCTACGACGACCCGCGCATCGACTCGGACCGCACCCTGTTCGTGGTGTTCTCCCCCGCGCTGCGCGACTACGTCGCGACGGTGCTGCCCTCGCTCGGGGTCGGCAACGTGCGCATCGTCACCTACAAGGACTGGGCGAAGGAACAGCGACGCCGCCACTTCCCCGAGCTTCCGAACGAGACCCGCGCCGACGCGCCCGCCTTCGTACAGCGCCTGAAGCTCGACCCGGCCCTGCTCGACGCCCTCGAGCGCCACGTCGCCGAGCACCCCGGCCCGCGCAACGCCCGCCAGGCCCTCGACGACTGGGCCAGCGTCCTCACCCGGCCGGCCCTGTTACGCGAGTGCGCCGAGCGTCGAGCGCCAGGCGCCGTGCGCGCCTCGGTCTTCGACCAGTTCGCCGACCACTGCCGACGCCGCAACGAAGAACTCTTCGCCTTCCTCGAGGGCGACGGCGACGTGGACGCCGCCCTCGAACCCGAGGACGACGCGCTCTTGCTGCGCGCCTTCCAGCTGCGGGTGGGTCCGCTGCGCGCGAAGAAGCAGGCTCCGCTGCGCTACCGGCACGTCGCGATCGACGAAGTGCAGGACTTTTCGGCGATCGAGGTGCAGGTGCTGCTCGGCTGTCTCGACGAGAAGCGCAGCCTCACGCTCGCCGGCGACACCCAGCAGCACGTCCTCTCCCATACGGGCTTCACCTCGTGGAGTGCGTTCCTCGCCGAGTTGGGCGTAGAGGGGGCCGCGCTCGAGACCCTGCGCATCAGCTACCGCTCATCGCAGGAGATCGCGACCTTCGCGCACGGCGTCCTGGGACCGATTCGCGAAGAGGACGAGCCCCCCGAGGCCACCCGCTCGGGCCCGCCGGTCGAGCTCTTCCGCTTCACCGACCGCGGCGCCTGCGTGGCCTTCCTCGCCGACGCCCTGCGCGAACTCGTGCGCACCGAACCGCTGGCGTCCGTCGCGGTGCTCACACCGTCGGCCGAGACGAGCGCGGCCTACTTCGACGGCCTCGAGAAGAGCGACCTGCCGAGCCTGCGCCGCGTCGAGCGTCAGGACTTCAGCTTCGCGCCCGGCGTCGAGATCACCGAGGTCGAACAGGCAAAGGGCCTCGAGTTCGACTACGTCGTGCTCGCCGACGCCAGCGCCGATCACTACGCCGACACCCCCGAGGCACGCCGGCGCCTCCACGTCGGCGCCACCCGGGCCGTGCACCAGCTGTGGATCACCAGCGTCGGGACGCCGTCGCCGCTGCTTGGAGATCTCGAGGAGTAG
- a CDS encoding pyridoxamine 5'-phosphate oxidase family protein produces the protein MQTARTTLKRQRDRGAYDAETVHAILDEALVCHLGFALDDQPFVIPTIHARVNDVLYVHGAVANRALGALRAGAPCCLTVTLVDGLVLARSAFHHSMNYRSVVVLGQAREVTNVNEKQAAFAAFVEKTMRGRSAHCRPPNETEIRTTQVLRLPLEEASAKVRQGPPIDDEADYALPHWAGVVPLRLTAGTPEADARLPSETPFPHDLARDLDGASPTG, from the coding sequence ATGCAAACCGCTCGCACGACCCTGAAACGCCAACGCGACCGCGGCGCCTATGACGCCGAAACCGTCCACGCGATCCTCGACGAGGCGCTGGTGTGCCACCTGGGGTTCGCCCTGGACGACCAGCCCTTCGTGATCCCCACGATCCACGCGCGCGTGAACGACGTCCTCTACGTCCACGGCGCCGTCGCGAATCGGGCGTTGGGCGCCCTCCGGGCCGGTGCTCCGTGCTGCCTGACGGTCACGCTCGTCGACGGGCTGGTGCTGGCGCGCTCGGCCTTCCACCACTCGATGAACTACCGCTCGGTGGTCGTGCTCGGGCAGGCGCGCGAGGTGACCAACGTGAACGAGAAGCAGGCGGCTTTCGCGGCCTTCGTCGAGAAGACGATGCGCGGCCGCAGCGCCCACTGCCGCCCGCCGAACGAGACCGAGATCCGCACCACCCAGGTGCTGCGCCTCCCGCTGGAGGAGGCCTCGGCGAAGGTGCGCCAGGGGCCGCCCATCGACGACGAAGCCGACTACGCGCTGCCCCACTGGGCGGGCGTGGTGCCCCTGCGCCTGACCGCGGGGACGCCGGAAGCCGATGCGCGCCTTCCGAGCGAAACGCCGTTTCCGCATGACCTCGCGCGCGATCTGGACGGAGCTTCCCCGACCGGCTGA
- a CDS encoding PLP-dependent aminotransferase family protein: MVWTPDFSLAVSREGKRPLFERVGAALTDAIRAGRLAPGDRLPSTRRLAERLGIHRNTAIAAYESLAAQGWIQTARGRGTFVSRALPEVAPRAFAEHPERMPTRTGFPLAPAPRSAPPLVWPPPKGVLSLAGAVPDVRETPVADLARAYRRAVLRQPRQALDYGDEAGHPALRDALAHMLASLRGLPVGRDDVFVTRGSQQALYLAARTICRPGDVVAVESLGYAPAWEAFRAAGATLVGVPVDDRGVRVDRLAALTERQPLRAVYLTPHHQYPTLAVLAPERRIALLELARRKRFAVVEDDYDYEMHYEGQPLLPLASADRAGVVVYVGTLSKILAPGVRVGYAVAPRPLLERFALHRRPIDRQGDAAVEAAVAELLSEGIVERHARRMRRIYRARRDHLASEVRDSLGDALDFHLPPGGMALWLRARSGLDVDAWAQRSEDAGVHFLTAKRFAFDGRARSALRLGYAYLQEAELSDAIGRMRRVL; encoded by the coding sequence ATGGTCTGGACCCCCGACTTCAGCCTCGCCGTCAGCCGCGAGGGCAAGCGCCCCCTCTTCGAACGCGTGGGCGCGGCCCTCACCGACGCGATTCGCGCCGGCCGCCTGGCGCCGGGCGACCGCCTCCCGAGCACGCGCCGCCTCGCCGAGCGCCTGGGGATCCACCGCAACACGGCGATCGCGGCCTACGAGTCGCTCGCCGCCCAGGGATGGATCCAGACGGCCCGGGGGCGCGGCACTTTCGTCTCCCGTGCGCTCCCCGAGGTGGCGCCGCGCGCGTTCGCCGAACACCCCGAGCGGATGCCCACGCGCACGGGCTTCCCCCTGGCGCCGGCGCCCCGCAGTGCTCCGCCGCTCGTGTGGCCGCCACCGAAGGGAGTCCTGTCGCTGGCGGGCGCAGTGCCGGACGTGCGCGAGACCCCGGTGGCCGACCTCGCCCGCGCCTACCGACGCGCGGTTCTACGCCAACCGCGGCAGGCCCTCGACTACGGAGACGAAGCCGGGCATCCCGCGCTGCGCGACGCCCTCGCCCACATGCTGGCCTCCCTGCGCGGGCTCCCGGTGGGGCGCGACGACGTCTTCGTCACCCGCGGCAGCCAGCAGGCGCTCTATCTGGCGGCGCGCACGATCTGTCGGCCGGGCGACGTGGTCGCGGTGGAGTCGCTCGGATATGCGCCCGCCTGGGAGGCGTTTCGCGCCGCCGGGGCGACACTGGTGGGTGTTCCCGTCGACGACCGCGGGGTGCGGGTGGACCGCTTGGCAGCGCTCACCGAACGGCAGCCGCTTCGCGCGGTGTATCTCACGCCGCACCACCAGTACCCGACGCTGGCGGTGCTGGCGCCGGAACGGCGCATCGCGTTGCTGGAGCTGGCGCGGCGCAAGCGCTTCGCCGTCGTCGAGGACGACTACGACTACGAGATGCACTACGAAGGTCAGCCGCTCCTGCCGCTGGCGAGCGCGGATCGAGCGGGCGTGGTGGTCTACGTCGGGACTCTCTCGAAGATCCTCGCGCCGGGCGTGCGCGTCGGGTACGCCGTGGCACCCCGTCCGCTCCTCGAGCGCTTCGCGCTACACCGGCGTCCGATCGATCGGCAGGGCGACGCGGCCGTCGAAGCCGCCGTAGCCGAGCTGCTGTCCGAGGGGATCGTCGAACGGCACGCGCGCCGCATGCGGCGGATCTACCGGGCGCGTCGCGACCATCTCGCCAGCGAGGTGCGGGACTCCCTCGGAGATGCACTCGACTTCCACCTTCCGCCCGGCGGCATGGCGCTCTGGCTTCGCGCGCGAAGTGGTCTGGACGTCGATGCCTGGGCCCAGCGCAGCGAGGACGCCGGCGTGCACTTCCTCACCGCGAAGCGCTTCGCCTTCGACGGTCGTGCGCGGTCGGCGCTGCGGCTCGGCTACGCCTATCTCCAGGAGGCGGAGCTCAGCGATGCAATCGGGCGGATGCGCCGCGTGCTCTAG
- a CDS encoding DUF1302 family protein, translated as MRGALAGVLLCLGVLGAPEARGQDDLDDILGGFDSEEPDFEVDREDIEEEEERFWDLSGSVEVSGSVNYIDHRSDTGADYHGLSRLRNRLNLKLDLELPFEWDASFEGHGFYDPAYLINGRDDYTSDVLSDNELFFDTGDAWIRGELTDWLDIKLGRQVVAWGRSEALRVLDILNPLDQREPARADIEDLRRTVAMARVDAHWEEWTLSAIAIPELRFDLIPEVGSDFYPGTMEFPQERPRHFEDTEYAGSLTGIFSGWDISFHGAWLWNDTPRFERRQVPGFPARLVHDRFWLVGAGGNYTVGSFLFKGEVAYLHGIGFFNAGRKSRVDGLFGIEYYGLTDTTFVVEILDRFLFNYESQIGRAPDGVRRHSPALSLRLRRNFWNDTLHVQGVGIILGLDTREGSIIRVDIDYDVADALVVGVGLLLYQQGVSAPLNIYGDNDRLIFRAKWSF; from the coding sequence GTGCGCGGTGCGCTCGCGGGGGTCCTCCTCTGCCTCGGCGTCCTCGGGGCGCCGGAAGCCCGTGGTCAAGACGACCTCGACGACATCCTCGGTGGCTTCGACTCCGAGGAACCCGATTTCGAGGTCGACCGTGAGGACATCGAAGAGGAAGAGGAGCGCTTCTGGGACCTCTCGGGCAGCGTCGAGGTCTCCGGCTCGGTCAACTACATCGACCACCGCTCGGACACGGGCGCGGACTATCACGGGCTCTCGCGCCTGCGCAATCGTCTGAACCTGAAGCTCGACCTCGAGCTGCCCTTCGAGTGGGACGCGAGCTTCGAGGGCCACGGCTTCTACGATCCTGCCTACCTGATCAACGGCCGGGACGACTACACCTCGGACGTCCTCTCGGACAACGAGCTCTTCTTCGATACCGGCGACGCCTGGATCCGCGGCGAGCTCACCGACTGGCTCGACATCAAGCTGGGGCGCCAGGTGGTCGCCTGGGGCCGCTCGGAAGCCCTGCGTGTGCTCGACATCCTGAACCCGCTCGACCAGCGCGAGCCCGCCCGTGCCGACATCGAGGATCTGCGCCGCACGGTCGCCATGGCGCGCGTCGACGCCCACTGGGAGGAGTGGACGCTCTCGGCGATCGCGATCCCCGAGCTCCGCTTCGATCTCATCCCCGAAGTCGGCAGCGACTTCTACCCCGGCACGATGGAGTTCCCTCAGGAGCGGCCGCGCCACTTCGAAGACACGGAGTACGCCGGTTCCCTGACCGGCATCTTCAGCGGCTGGGACATCTCCTTCCACGGCGCCTGGCTCTGGAACGACACGCCCCGCTTCGAACGGCGACAGGTCCCTGGGTTTCCCGCGCGGCTGGTGCACGACCGGTTCTGGCTGGTCGGCGCCGGCGGCAACTACACGGTGGGGAGCTTCCTGTTCAAGGGTGAGGTCGCCTACCTGCATGGCATCGGCTTCTTCAACGCGGGACGCAAGAGCCGCGTCGACGGCCTCTTCGGCATCGAGTACTACGGCCTGACCGACACGACCTTCGTCGTCGAGATCCTGGACCGGTTCCTCTTCAACTACGAGAGCCAGATCGGCCGCGCACCCGACGGTGTACGCCGCCACTCGCCGGCCCTGTCGCTGCGGCTCCGACGGAACTTCTGGAACGACACGCTCCACGTGCAGGGCGTGGGCATCATTCTCGGCCTGGACACCCGGGAGGGCTCGATCATCCGCGTCGACATCGACTACGACGTCGCCGACGCCCTCGTGGTCGGCGTCGGCCTGCTGCTCTACCAGCAGGGCGTGAGCGCACCCCTCAACATCTACGGCGACAACGATCGGCTGATCTTCCGCGCGAAGTGGAGCTTCTAG
- a CDS encoding outer membrane lipoprotein-sorting protein yields MNRTLRIVAACAVGGFLALPASAELSAREIMEAVDARDDGDKSSRELEMVLIDKRGNQRVRKLQSYGRDVGEDDQSIMFFLSPADVEDTGFLTYDYDEPERDDDQWLYLPALSRTKRIASSDKSGSFMGSDFTYADMTDRPTDHYDYTLMRETEVEGHKAWQIQAVPTTDREKDETGYTKAIVFVRQDNFVVVRAVYWVKKGKRLKYFDVKQLEQIDGIWVPTEMHMSTRKGESTLHKTVLYSRDVKFNQPLDEELFTVRQLEKGP; encoded by the coding sequence ATGAACCGCACCCTTCGAATCGTCGCCGCCTGCGCGGTCGGCGGTTTCCTCGCCCTGCCCGCCAGCGCCGAGCTCAGCGCCCGCGAGATCATGGAAGCCGTGGACGCGCGCGACGACGGTGACAAGAGTTCGCGTGAACTCGAGATGGTGTTGATCGACAAGCGCGGGAACCAGCGCGTGCGCAAGCTCCAGTCGTACGGGCGCGATGTCGGCGAGGACGATCAGTCGATCATGTTCTTCCTGTCGCCCGCGGACGTCGAGGATACGGGCTTCCTCACCTACGACTACGACGAACCCGAGCGCGACGACGACCAGTGGCTCTACCTGCCCGCCCTGTCGCGCACGAAGCGCATCGCCTCTTCGGACAAGAGCGGCAGCTTCATGGGCTCGGACTTCACCTACGCCGACATGACCGATCGGCCCACCGACCACTACGACTACACGCTGATGCGCGAGACCGAGGTCGAGGGTCACAAGGCCTGGCAGATCCAGGCGGTGCCCACGACCGACCGCGAGAAGGACGAGACGGGCTACACGAAGGCCATCGTGTTCGTGCGCCAGGACAACTTCGTGGTGGTGCGGGCCGTGTACTGGGTGAAGAAGGGAAAGCGACTCAAGTACTTCGACGTGAAGCAGCTCGAGCAGATCGACGGCATCTGGGTGCCGACCGAGATGCACATGTCGACGCGCAAGGGGGAGAGCACGCTGCACAAGACGGTGCTCTACTCGCGCGACGTGAAGTTCAACCAGCCCCTCGACGAAGAGCTTTTCACCGTCCGCCAACTCGAGAAGGGTCCCTAG